tagatcGTCTTCAAACTGCcacaaaaattatttactaaatGGAACTTCCTCTGTCttttttagcaaaagaaaaaaaaaaaacttcctcTGTCTTCCAGCCACAAAACACCATACGTGGTTAGTTCTCACTTCCTCTGTCTTCCAGGGCAGGCTTTTGAAACTACCAGGGTTGCTTGCAATTCACGAAACTGGTGTTTTGTGGCTCTCCTTTGGTATATAAAGGGAACTTTTATTGTGTTGTTCGTGCTTATCTCTTGTCGTAAATGATATTCTCCTTTATGGATCACTCAAGTCTTTATATAAAAAAGGTCAGAAGATCAACTACACTCATCTAATGCATGGTGTGAATTTGAAAGTTACGTATAGCGCAAGAGAGGATTGATACTTTACTTGATTATTGTTGTTAGGAGTTGTTTCAAGTCACAACATCAAAGATTCTCTTTCACTGAAACCACacacaaagattaaaaataaaaataaaactaaaaacgaTTGCGTCTTTGGAGAATGATAGATGCATATACTTAAATTagcaaaagaaattaaaaagtttagatAAGACTTAAGAGTGACGACAAAGATGATGATACTTCTTATGTTAACAAACAcagattatattaaaaataaatcaaagacAACACTTTTTTgatgaaaattgaaaaaaaaaaaaaacttaccttTCAACATTTATCCTTTTCTTGCAACTCTAAAAATTTAAGAACAGAGATTTTGCTGGTAAAAACATTCCAAACTtctttttaatacaaaatttaaccGTGATGATGAAGAAATGAGAAATGTAAATTTTATAGTGACAAAATGAATATAGTAATTGTTAATCAATCcattgatatattttaatacaacCAAAGTATTTCAATATCAACTTAgaaacataaaccctaaacctaaactaaGAGAGATTTCATTTACACCACAAACGTTGAATCACTTCATCAGTCAGATTAAGATACATCAAACACTTCAAATTCACACTTCTCTTGTTCAAAGCTTTCAAATGTACTTCACCTCTCAGTTTAGCTCTGATATTGAGGATAATTAACCCTCTCTTTATATCATTCTTCAACCAAACAGATGATCCCTGAGTCTCTCTGTAACTCACTTCTGTCCTAACCTCTGTTCTTATGGCACTGTATGAACCCACTCGTTGTCCATTAATCTTCATTTCACCAACAAGACGACCATTGTACATGATAACTCCTTTACTAGTTGGAAAATCAAAGAAGCCGAAATTCGGATTCTCAATTCTGATCTTCATAGCTAGTGTCGCGTTGAAATAAGGCCTTGATGATAATGATGTATTGCTGTACCTGAGGTTTTTTAAAGCCACGGACGTCAGGTTTGCTTTAAGTTGCTTGGCTATGACATAGAAACCGATGCTGATGAAGATGCAGAGCAAAATGCAGAGCCCTACAAGGGTAAAGATGATGACTTTACCGATGATATCACTCTGTTTTGGTGGGTGAACTGCGTAAGCTTCATCAACAACTTGGCTCTTTCCTCCATATGTTGTCTTGGCATAGCCTGACATTAAAACTGATAAAGCTCTAGTATTCTAAAGAGGTAAACTAGATGATAATAAGAAAGagaggtgtatatatatataggttctTGATCAGCATGACATTGAAAGATGATTGTGATTTCCGAAATAAGTAAGAGATGCTTAAAACAACCTTTTGAGCTTTGTTTCACCTTAAAGACTTGGCTTCCTTTTTATCtctacactacaagaaaattgAGCACGAATAGCATCAGAAAAACGCTATAAACGCTattagtgtttagggtttttGGAGATAAACAAAATGGAGTGAGAAGGAAAATGAAAGAAGATGAGAGGAGAAATCAATTATTTATACATATCATTTCAAAACTGAAAGTGTTATATATACTGTGTTTCGAAAAGCGCTTTGCAAAATTAAAATCGGATAAACTAAACATAGCGTTTCAATTTTCACAAACGTTATTTAAAAGTAAGAGATCAACCATAGCACGCGACTTT
This genomic stretch from Raphanus sativus cultivar WK10039 chromosome 3, ASM80110v3, whole genome shotgun sequence harbors:
- the LOC108846472 gene encoding late embryogenesis abundant protein At1g64065-like — encoded protein: MSGYAKTTYGGKSQVVDEAYAVHPPKQSDIIGKVIIFTLVGLCILLCIFISIGFYVIAKQLKANLTSVALKNLRYSNTSLSSRPYFNATLAMKIRIENPNFGFFDFPTSKGVIMYNGRLVGEMKINGQRVGSYSAIRTEVRTEVSYRETQGSSVWLKNDIKRGLIILNIRAKLRGEVHLKALNKRSVNLKCLMYLNLTDEVIQRLWCK